Proteins encoded within one genomic window of Pararhizobium capsulatum DSM 1112:
- a CDS encoding MurR/RpiR family transcriptional regulator encodes MDIQSQPSLIARIRSHAPNMTRALEKVAAFVLVDPQTVIYKSITELADEAESSEASVIRFCRELGYQGFQNFKLALAHELATFQQPATNAPGDMVQELVETARMALEETERLLDRDVIERVSALLLAARRIEIFGVAASAITAQYLEYKLARLGIQAHIPRDSHLATMASATASPDDLYILVSSSGSTIDTLRVAESAHARGANVVAITNRTKSPLAAICDFKLLASSPETPLTGGAFPSKISQLLIVDTLANTITKLDPARLETIKETAESVSDRNI; translated from the coding sequence GTGGACATTCAATCACAGCCCTCGCTCATCGCGCGGATTCGATCTCATGCACCAAACATGACCCGCGCGCTTGAAAAAGTCGCCGCATTCGTATTGGTCGATCCTCAGACGGTGATCTACAAGAGCATCACCGAACTGGCGGACGAGGCGGAATCATCGGAAGCGAGCGTGATCCGGTTCTGTCGCGAACTTGGATACCAGGGTTTCCAAAACTTCAAGCTGGCCCTCGCGCATGAGCTGGCGACCTTTCAACAGCCCGCAACGAATGCGCCTGGGGACATGGTTCAGGAACTCGTCGAGACCGCGCGAATGGCGTTGGAGGAGACGGAGCGGTTACTTGACCGGGACGTTATTGAGCGCGTGTCGGCGCTGTTGCTGGCCGCTCGACGTATCGAAATCTTCGGTGTGGCGGCCTCCGCCATCACGGCACAATATTTGGAATACAAACTCGCGCGCCTCGGCATCCAGGCGCATATTCCCCGAGACTCGCATCTCGCGACCATGGCATCTGCGACTGCTTCTCCGGACGATCTCTATATCCTCGTTTCAAGCTCTGGATCGACGATAGACACCTTACGCGTGGCGGAAAGCGCCCATGCCCGGGGGGCAAACGTGGTTGCGATTACCAATCGAACCAAAAGTCCTCTCGCTGCAATCTGCGATTTTAAGCTCCTAGCGTCGTCGCCGGAGACACCTCTGACCGGCGGGGCCTTTCCTTCGAAAATCAGCCAGCTCCTTATCGTCGATACCTTGGCTAACACCATAACGAAGCTGGACCCGGCGCGCCTTGAGACGATCAAGGAAACAGCCGAAAGTGTGAGCGATCGGAACATCTGA
- a CDS encoding carbohydrate ABC transporter permease translates to MRRIAFWIALVILLICVLFPLYWVVATSLKTQRDAFSMPPLWLFVPTWENYEKVFNNGLFVRAFFNSVIISFSASLISVAVGAIVAYGLVAQDEPTKRQNEKFILSLRIAPPLIFIIPTYFLAAQMKLLNNHWVIIGVYAFVNIPFAISLLITFFEDIPRELRDAAKVDGAREFTIFREVFMPVALGGIIATFILCVLFTWNEFFIALVLTGRDTQTLPVSITSFLTFQGVQWGPLTAAATLVMLPMLVLGMLVQGQVVRGMSLGSIKG, encoded by the coding sequence ATGCGCCGTATCGCCTTCTGGATCGCTCTCGTCATCCTTCTCATCTGCGTGCTCTTCCCGCTCTATTGGGTGGTGGCGACCTCGCTCAAGACGCAGCGCGACGCATTCTCGATGCCTCCGCTCTGGCTGTTTGTGCCGACCTGGGAAAACTACGAGAAGGTGTTCAACAACGGCCTCTTCGTTCGCGCCTTCTTCAACAGCGTCATCATCTCGTTCTCGGCGAGCCTGATTTCGGTCGCGGTCGGTGCTATCGTCGCCTACGGGCTCGTGGCGCAGGACGAGCCGACCAAACGGCAGAACGAGAAGTTCATCTTGAGCCTGCGCATTGCGCCACCGCTCATCTTCATCATCCCGACCTATTTCCTCGCGGCGCAGATGAAGCTTCTAAACAACCATTGGGTCATTATTGGCGTTTACGCCTTCGTAAACATCCCCTTTGCGATCTCCCTGCTGATCACGTTCTTCGAGGACATTCCGCGCGAGCTCAGAGACGCGGCTAAGGTGGACGGAGCGCGTGAGTTCACAATTTTCCGTGAAGTCTTCATGCCTGTGGCGCTTGGCGGCATCATCGCGACGTTCATCCTGTGCGTGCTTTTCACCTGGAACGAGTTCTTCATTGCGCTTGTGCTGACAGGGCGCGACACGCAGACCCTGCCAGTCAGTATCACTTCCTTCCTGACCTTCCAAGGCGTGCAATGGGGACCACTTACCGCGGCTGCGACTCTTGTGATGTTGCCGATGCTGGTTCTCGGAATGCTTGTTCAGGGCCAGGTCGTGCGCGGCATGTCACTCGGCAGCATCAAGGGGTAG
- a CDS encoding N-acetylmannosamine-6-phosphate 2-epimerase: MKTIEKMRGRLVVSCQAAETSPLNATVHIVALARAAVLGGAQGVRIEGVRNVQAVRSAISEPIIGITKINQAGSDVYITPTLEDVRSLAEAGADVIAFDATDRSRPVSVEEMLSEIRRLGKSSMADISTLEEAQHAVASGADFVGTTLSGYTAYTTSITDAPDFTLMADLAKANIPFVAEGRIWEPAQAQRAMALGAIFVVVGSAITRPDEITKRFADAIVGERR; encoded by the coding sequence ATGAAAACCATTGAAAAAATGCGCGGCAGGCTCGTCGTGTCGTGTCAAGCGGCGGAGACCAGCCCCCTCAACGCCACGGTGCATATCGTGGCACTTGCCCGCGCGGCCGTTCTAGGCGGCGCTCAGGGCGTGAGGATCGAAGGGGTGCGGAACGTCCAAGCTGTCCGAAGCGCCATCAGCGAGCCGATCATAGGTATCACGAAAATCAACCAAGCGGGCTCTGACGTCTACATCACGCCAACGCTTGAGGATGTACGGAGCCTTGCGGAGGCTGGAGCGGATGTTATCGCCTTCGACGCAACGGATCGCTCGCGACCTGTTTCCGTTGAGGAAATGCTGTCGGAAATCAGACGCCTGGGGAAATCCAGCATGGCGGACATCAGCACCTTGGAGGAGGCCCAGCATGCGGTCGCCTCGGGCGCGGATTTCGTAGGCACCACGTTGTCGGGATACACGGCCTACACGACGTCTATCACAGATGCTCCTGACTTCACGCTCATGGCTGACCTGGCGAAGGCGAATATCCCCTTCGTCGCGGAGGGTCGGATTTGGGAGCCGGCGCAAGCGCAACGTGCCATGGCCCTCGGCGCAATCTTCGTCGTCGTCGGTTCGGCGATCACACGTCCTGACGAAATTACCAAGCGCTTCGCTGACGCGATTGTCGGTGAACGGCGCTGA
- a CDS encoding fatty acid desaturase translates to MAFGSAEKAWLKTLSKYRQPSPRRSLFELLVSAIPFAFFWLSAWAAVHYGYWIGLILIIPAAGFLLRLFMIQHDCGHGSFFGRRRFDDWTGRAIGILTLTPYDYWRRAHAEHHASAGNLDERGMGDITTLTVSEYRALSGWGRFGYRLYRHPLIMFGIGPAWVFLIKQRLPIGMMRSGSLPWVSTMATNAVVATISVLLIWSLGVVPFLIVHLPIVLLAGAAGIWLFYIQHQFEETHWSKPPEWQFAHAAIHGSSHYVLPLPLRWITGNIGIHHVHHLSSKVPFYRLPEVLRDHPELSDMGRITIMDSLRAVKLVLWDEARQRLISFRDERLGRI, encoded by the coding sequence GTGGCTTTTGGCAGCGCCGAAAAGGCTTGGCTGAAGACCCTCTCGAAATACCGTCAACCCTCTCCCCGACGCAGCCTTTTCGAACTTCTAGTCAGCGCCATCCCGTTTGCGTTCTTCTGGTTATCAGCGTGGGCCGCGGTTCATTATGGCTACTGGATTGGACTGATCCTCATCATCCCTGCCGCCGGGTTTCTGCTTCGCCTTTTCATGATCCAGCACGATTGCGGCCACGGTTCGTTTTTCGGCCGACGCAGGTTCGACGACTGGACAGGTCGCGCGATCGGGATACTGACGCTGACACCGTACGACTATTGGAGGCGGGCGCACGCCGAGCACCATGCATCGGCCGGAAACCTGGATGAGCGCGGCATGGGCGACATCACCACACTGACCGTGTCGGAGTACAGGGCGCTGTCAGGTTGGGGCCGTTTCGGCTATCGCCTGTATCGGCATCCGTTGATTATGTTCGGGATAGGGCCAGCGTGGGTATTCCTGATCAAGCAGCGCTTGCCGATTGGAATGATGCGCTCGGGGTCCCTGCCCTGGGTGTCTACGATGGCGACTAACGCTGTGGTGGCAACCATCTCCGTTTTGCTGATCTGGTCGCTCGGCGTCGTTCCGTTTCTGATCGTTCATTTGCCGATCGTGCTTCTTGCAGGCGCTGCGGGAATCTGGCTGTTTTACATCCAGCACCAATTCGAGGAGACGCACTGGTCGAAGCCGCCGGAATGGCAGTTTGCGCACGCCGCGATCCATGGGTCGTCGCACTACGTCTTGCCTTTGCCGCTACGCTGGATCACCGGAAACATTGGTATCCATCATGTGCACCACCTGTCGAGCAAAGTGCCTTTCTACAGGTTGCCGGAAGTTCTGAGAGATCATCCGGAACTGAGCGACATGGGCCGGATAACGATAATGGACAGCCTCCGTGCCGTTAAGCTGGTCCTATGGGACGAGGCTCGGCAACGCCTCATCTCGTTTCGCGATGAGCGTTTAGGTCGAATCTAA
- a CDS encoding IS1182 family transposase, with protein MMGCQTAPAQLFYDFCLDDHVPADHMLRGIDRHLELDSVRAHLKPFYSATGRPSIDPELMMRMLIIGYSMGIRSERRLCEEVHLNLAYRWFCRLGLDGKVPDHSSFSKNRHGRFRQSDILRHMFETVVERCLSQGLVGTEGFAVDASLIAADANKQRSVPGSEWEAKEDAGRSVQEYLAVLDDAAFGAASPVTPKFISSSDPAAQWTGAHKGHAFFAYATNYLIDTDHGVILDVEATRAIRQAEVGASRTMLGRTENRFGLRPDYLAADSAYGSADNLAWLVNEKEIAPHIPVFDKSKRTDGTFSRSDFTWEAEKEQYLCPAGKELKQFHRTYDPPRSGITAEGTRLYRASKKDCDQCELKPRCCPNMPMRKVPRDLNEDARDVARAIAKTPEYEQSRHRRKKVEMLFAHLKRILRMARLRLRGPCGARDEFLLAATAQNLRRLAKLRPQMPPCGAIAA; from the coding sequence ATGATGGGATGCCAGACAGCTCCAGCGCAGCTCTTCTACGACTTCTGCCTTGATGATCACGTTCCTGCCGACCACATGCTGCGCGGGATCGACCGCCATCTCGAACTCGACAGCGTACGAGCGCACTTGAAGCCTTTCTACAGCGCCACGGGTCGCCCCTCGATTGATCCCGAGCTTATGATGCGAATGCTGATCATCGGCTATTCCATGGGCATTCGCTCGGAGCGACGGCTTTGCGAAGAGGTCCACCTCAATCTCGCCTATCGCTGGTTCTGCCGCCTCGGTCTGGACGGCAAGGTCCCTGATCACTCAAGCTTCTCGAAGAACCGCCATGGCCGGTTCCGGCAAAGCGACATCCTGCGGCATATGTTCGAAACGGTAGTGGAGCGCTGCCTCTCTCAAGGGTTGGTTGGTACGGAAGGATTTGCAGTCGATGCCAGCTTGATCGCGGCGGATGCAAACAAGCAGCGCTCGGTACCAGGATCGGAATGGGAAGCCAAAGAAGATGCGGGACGCTCGGTACAGGAATATCTGGCTGTTCTCGATGATGCTGCTTTCGGCGCTGCCTCGCCGGTCACGCCGAAGTTCATCTCCTCGTCTGATCCGGCCGCCCAATGGACCGGTGCCCACAAAGGCCACGCCTTCTTCGCCTATGCGACCAACTATCTGATCGATACAGACCACGGCGTCATTCTGGATGTGGAGGCGACACGGGCGATCCGCCAGGCGGAGGTCGGTGCATCCCGCACAATGCTCGGCAGGACCGAGAACCGCTTCGGCTTGCGGCCCGATTACCTCGCGGCCGACAGTGCCTACGGTTCTGCCGACAACCTCGCCTGGTTGGTCAACGAGAAGGAGATCGCGCCGCACATTCCGGTCTTCGACAAGTCGAAGCGGACGGATGGCACCTTCTCGCGTTCCGACTTCACCTGGGAAGCCGAGAAGGAGCAATACCTTTGCCCTGCCGGAAAGGAGCTGAAACAATTCCACCGCACTTACGACCCACCCAGATCGGGGATCACGGCCGAGGGAACCCGGCTTTATCGTGCCAGCAAGAAGGACTGTGATCAGTGTGAACTGAAGCCTCGATGCTGCCCGAACATGCCTATGCGCAAAGTACCGCGCGATCTCAATGAGGATGCACGCGATGTCGCCCGAGCGATTGCCAAGACACCGGAGTATGAGCAGTCACGGCATCGTCGAAAGAAGGTCGAAATGCTCTTCGCTCACCTCAAGCGCATACTACGGATGGCACGTTTAAGGCTTCGAGGGCCGTGTGGTGCGAGAGACGAATTCCTGCTTGCCGCAACCGCACAGAACCTGAGGAGGCTGGCCAAACTCAGGCCTCAGATGCCGCCATGCGGTGCCATCGCCGCTTGA
- a CDS encoding carbohydrate ABC transporter permease produces MKDATTYFYRPVVLAFGTVSAILTIYVLWLTLQNISLIRPGRESFVGLDNYLRLLLDVRALNALGRTIVFTVAATAIEVALGLAISLLVDREFAGKRIVRGILLVPIVMTPVVVGLTWRFLLDPSNGMMNYLLSTLGLGPVDWLGSPNVALLSLLMADVWQWTPFVVLLTMASLESLPGDPQNAARVDGAREWQVLWYITLPALKRALLVVALIRGIDAVKAFDIFYIMTRGGPALSTETLNLYGYISAFTNFDISYSLTIAMVLTILTNVALLLLYNLAFKAPKQGGV; encoded by the coding sequence ATGAAGGATGCGACGACTTATTTCTATCGTCCTGTCGTACTAGCATTCGGGACGGTCTCGGCCATCCTCACGATCTACGTGCTCTGGCTGACATTGCAGAACATCAGCCTGATCCGGCCAGGTCGAGAGAGCTTCGTCGGCCTCGACAACTACTTGCGGCTTCTGCTGGATGTGCGCGCTTTGAACGCGCTTGGACGAACGATAGTGTTCACAGTCGCCGCGACTGCCATTGAGGTGGCCTTGGGTTTGGCGATCTCGCTCTTGGTGGACCGGGAGTTCGCCGGGAAGCGCATCGTACGCGGCATTCTGCTCGTTCCCATCGTCATGACACCCGTTGTGGTGGGCCTCACCTGGCGCTTCCTGCTCGACCCGTCCAACGGGATGATGAACTATCTGCTGTCGACCTTGGGACTTGGTCCGGTCGACTGGCTCGGCAGCCCGAACGTCGCTCTTCTCTCCCTCCTCATGGCAGACGTCTGGCAGTGGACCCCCTTCGTCGTGTTGTTGACGATGGCTTCGCTCGAGTCGCTGCCGGGCGACCCTCAAAACGCCGCGCGCGTGGACGGCGCTCGGGAATGGCAGGTTCTCTGGTACATCACGTTGCCCGCGCTGAAGCGGGCGCTGCTGGTCGTCGCTCTGATCCGCGGCATCGATGCGGTGAAAGCGTTCGACATCTTCTACATCATGACACGCGGCGGACCGGCCTTGTCGACGGAGACGCTCAATCTCTACGGCTACATCTCAGCGTTCACAAACTTTGACATTTCCTACTCGCTGACGATTGCGATGGTCCTGACCATCCTGACGAACGTAGCCTTGCTGTTGCTCTACAACCTCGCCTTCAAGGCACCTAAGCAGGGAGGCGTCTGA
- a CDS encoding ABC transporter ATP-binding protein, which produces MKRSLLLKSIRKSYGPIDVLKGIDIDVDEGDFVVLLGPSGCGKSTLLHAIAGLHPIDGGLIEIDGRDVTKVPTRERDIAMVFQSYALYPNMTVRQNIAFPLRMRNASAHEKETKVAQVANLLQIEQLLDRKPRELSGGQRQRVAIGRALVRDPKVFLFDEPLSNLDATLRVETRVEIKQLHERIAKTMIYVTHDQIEAMTLATKIVVMNKGEVQQIGSPHEIYHRPANLFVAKFVGSPAMHFIPGSVSTIEGKVAFNDGKGWTLPLSFPEGGNASGDVLLGIRPEHIRPARDGQEALEARVDLVESTGPEDNVTLSFHGHSLVARLETGSVAQGSTLPVSIAVDKVSLFDAASGRLIS; this is translated from the coding sequence ATGAAACGCTCCCTTCTGCTGAAGAGCATCCGGAAATCCTATGGTCCGATCGACGTGCTGAAAGGCATCGACATCGACGTCGACGAAGGGGACTTTGTTGTCCTCCTTGGTCCATCTGGTTGTGGCAAGTCGACGCTCCTGCATGCAATAGCGGGGCTGCATCCGATCGACGGAGGCTTGATCGAGATCGATGGCCGTGATGTCACGAAGGTGCCGACTCGCGAGCGAGATATCGCCATGGTCTTCCAGTCGTACGCGCTCTACCCGAATATGACGGTCCGGCAGAACATCGCCTTTCCATTGCGGATGCGGAACGCGAGCGCTCACGAGAAGGAGACAAAGGTCGCGCAGGTCGCGAATCTGCTCCAAATCGAGCAGCTTCTCGACAGGAAACCGCGCGAGCTTTCGGGTGGTCAACGCCAGCGCGTAGCGATAGGACGGGCTCTGGTGCGCGACCCCAAGGTCTTCCTATTCGACGAGCCACTCTCGAACCTCGACGCCACTCTCCGCGTCGAGACAAGAGTGGAGATCAAGCAACTACATGAGCGCATCGCCAAGACGATGATCTACGTGACCCACGACCAGATCGAGGCAATGACCCTCGCCACGAAGATCGTCGTGATGAACAAAGGTGAGGTGCAGCAGATTGGCAGCCCGCACGAAATTTACCATCGTCCGGCCAACCTCTTCGTCGCCAAATTCGTCGGTTCGCCCGCCATGCATTTTATCCCCGGTTCCGTTTCAACGATCGAGGGAAAGGTCGCCTTCAACGACGGAAAGGGTTGGACGCTGCCGCTCTCCTTCCCGGAAGGAGGCAATGCCTCGGGCGATGTCTTGCTCGGAATTCGTCCGGAACACATTCGGCCGGCGCGCGACGGGCAAGAGGCGCTTGAGGCGCGGGTCGATCTGGTCGAGTCGACCGGACCCGAAGATAACGTGACGCTGTCCTTCCACGGACATTCGCTGGTCGCTCGATTGGAGACCGGAAGCGTTGCCCAAGGATCGACCTTGCCGGTCTCCATCGCGGTCGACAAGGTTTCGCTGTTCGATGCCGCCAGCGGCCGCCTGATAAGCTAG
- a CDS encoding ABC transporter substrate-binding protein — translation MNRRQFVALTLALATSVAMPAFAQSAEQPYKGTRLAVLMEGHPTTDGIQALLPEFTKETGIEVELEVIPESDITAKMLLEFSSSSGRYDVVQNNIIFIPGFVKAGYIAPLDEFAGKFPANYDKADFVPGYLNTNIVDGKLYGLPVYGESTFLMYRKDLFEQYGISPPKTFAEVVAAAKAVKEKSNGEMVGITMRGAQGIQNVYVWAGWLWGYGGEFITKDGKSALGTDEAATSLEAFASALRDYGPVGVANFGWEENRVLFQSGKAAMTMDATVNGAFNEDPAISSVVGKVGYVPVPVETDKLKGGSSSLAVHSLYVASGSQNKEAAWLFASWATAKEQQMKSFAIAPNSGVTSLAALNSEDFNKRYGAFKDAMLASINAGNPQYLPTVEAANEIINNAGIAVSKVLAGTATAKDALAEANAANDAALGR, via the coding sequence ATGAATAGACGTCAATTTGTTGCATTAACGCTTGCACTGGCCACCTCCGTGGCGATGCCTGCCTTCGCTCAATCCGCGGAACAGCCCTATAAGGGAACCCGGCTCGCCGTGTTGATGGAAGGCCACCCGACCACCGACGGCATTCAAGCGCTTTTGCCGGAGTTCACCAAGGAGACCGGTATCGAGGTCGAGCTCGAAGTGATTCCGGAATCCGACATCACCGCCAAGATGCTCCTGGAATTCTCATCGAGCTCGGGTCGTTATGATGTTGTCCAGAACAACATCATCTTCATTCCGGGTTTCGTGAAGGCCGGCTACATCGCGCCGCTCGACGAATTCGCGGGCAAATTTCCCGCCAACTATGACAAAGCGGACTTTGTGCCCGGTTACCTCAATACGAACATCGTCGATGGCAAGCTCTACGGTCTGCCCGTCTATGGCGAAAGCACCTTCCTAATGTACCGAAAGGACCTCTTCGAACAGTACGGCATCTCTCCTCCCAAGACTTTCGCCGAGGTGGTCGCCGCGGCGAAGGCTGTCAAAGAGAAGTCGAACGGCGAGATGGTCGGCATCACGATGCGAGGCGCGCAGGGCATCCAGAACGTCTACGTCTGGGCTGGCTGGTTGTGGGGATACGGCGGCGAGTTCATCACGAAGGACGGCAAGTCGGCGCTTGGCACGGACGAAGCGGCAACCTCGCTCGAGGCATTCGCCAGCGCGTTGCGCGACTACGGCCCTGTCGGCGTGGCAAACTTCGGCTGGGAAGAGAACCGGGTCCTCTTCCAAAGCGGCAAGGCGGCCATGACGATGGACGCGACAGTGAACGGTGCCTTCAACGAAGACCCTGCGATTTCTTCCGTCGTCGGTAAGGTGGGCTACGTACCCGTGCCTGTCGAAACCGACAAGCTGAAGGGCGGCTCGTCTTCTCTCGCCGTGCACAGCCTCTATGTCGCTTCGGGGTCCCAGAACAAGGAAGCAGCGTGGCTGTTCGCGTCCTGGGCGACCGCGAAGGAGCAACAGATGAAGTCATTCGCCATCGCGCCGAACTCTGGCGTGACGTCGCTTGCGGCGTTGAACTCCGAAGACTTCAACAAACGGTATGGCGCTTTCAAGGATGCCATGCTTGCCTCCATCAACGCAGGCAACCCGCAATATCTCCCGACGGTCGAAGCAGCGAACGAAATCATCAACAACGCGGGCATCGCGGTTTCGAAGGTTCTCGCGGGCACAGCCACGGCGAAAGACGCGCTCGCTGAAGCGAACGCGGCAAATGACGCCGCGCTCGGTCGTTGA
- a CDS encoding ATP-binding protein, producing MAIAEEPAFDELSFGPFNLHVAQRLLTKDSAPVELGARALDILIVLTASPNKTVSKQDLISLVWPDVIVEEGSLRFQMNSLRKALGDGLAGARYITTVAGRGYCFVAPLARSDRLKAKASTQTGFQHANLPSRLSRMVGRNDDVLKLSAQVVASRFVTIVGPGGIGKTTVAVAVGHHLNETFAGATLFVDLGMIGDANLVATTVASLLGLSVGAGDATSSIVAFLRDKRILLILDTCEHVLDAVATVAAGLVEAASEVHILATSREALRTDGERVYRLDSLGYPSENVAVTAAVIQEYPATRLFVERAVASDAHLDIADTDAPLIGNLCRKLEGVPLAIELAARHVEAYGLHQTSVLLNEHLSLRWPGSRTAPPRQRTLQATLDWSYELLSQLERTVLRRLAIFVGNFTLDAAGEIVASADLDRQSVFGAIDSLIAKSMVAVRPIGAMLRYRLLDTTRSYALEIPIGEAECFDLALRHVVYCGRWLEQIAPDWVDLASGTERASHFDAVGNVRAALEWCFGDTGDLNAGVILAATAAPAFLAMSLLSECHHWSERAIEALDDVTRAVLTRCIFKQSSGLRLPICREKVKRPCWR from the coding sequence ATGGCGATAGCTGAGGAGCCAGCCTTTGACGAACTATCGTTTGGTCCGTTCAATCTGCATGTTGCCCAAAGGCTGCTAACCAAGGATTCCGCGCCGGTAGAACTGGGCGCGCGCGCACTGGATATATTGATTGTCCTCACGGCATCGCCCAACAAGACTGTCAGCAAGCAGGATTTGATTTCGCTGGTTTGGCCCGACGTTATTGTGGAAGAAGGCAGTCTGCGATTTCAGATGAATAGCCTTCGAAAGGCGCTGGGTGATGGGCTAGCCGGTGCTAGATACATCACCACCGTCGCCGGGCGAGGTTATTGCTTCGTAGCGCCACTGGCGCGCAGCGATAGACTAAAGGCTAAAGCCTCCACTCAAACCGGTTTCCAACACGCCAACCTTCCAAGTCGCCTATCCAGGATGGTCGGCAGGAATGATGATGTTCTGAAGCTGTCAGCGCAGGTTGTTGCCTCGCGCTTCGTGACGATCGTAGGTCCGGGCGGAATTGGAAAGACGACAGTCGCAGTTGCTGTCGGTCACCATCTGAACGAGACATTCGCCGGAGCAACGCTGTTTGTTGATCTTGGAATGATAGGCGATGCAAACCTCGTGGCCACCACCGTTGCGTCTCTGCTGGGCTTATCGGTGGGTGCGGGAGATGCCACCTCAAGCATAGTTGCGTTCTTGCGTGACAAGCGAATTCTCCTGATACTGGATACATGTGAGCATGTCTTGGACGCGGTCGCTACCGTGGCGGCTGGTCTGGTTGAAGCCGCTTCAGAAGTTCACATCCTCGCAACAAGTCGGGAGGCTCTTAGGACCGATGGCGAGCGCGTCTACAGGTTGGACTCCCTCGGCTATCCATCGGAGAATGTTGCCGTCACCGCAGCGGTCATTCAAGAATATCCGGCAACGCGATTGTTCGTGGAGCGGGCGGTAGCAAGCGACGCGCACTTGGACATTGCGGATACCGATGCCCCCTTGATCGGAAACCTATGCCGGAAACTCGAGGGCGTGCCTTTGGCGATTGAGTTGGCGGCGAGGCATGTCGAAGCTTACGGTCTTCACCAGACCTCCGTCCTCTTGAACGAACATTTGTCACTCCGGTGGCCTGGTTCTCGAACAGCACCACCTCGCCAAAGGACCCTCCAGGCAACACTTGATTGGAGCTATGAACTCCTCTCTCAACTGGAGCGCACTGTCCTCCGCCGACTGGCCATATTTGTTGGGAACTTTACCCTCGATGCGGCGGGCGAGATCGTAGCGAGCGCAGACTTGGATCGGCAGTCCGTGTTTGGCGCGATAGACAGCCTGATCGCCAAATCGATGGTTGCGGTCCGGCCTATCGGAGCCATGCTCCGATACCGCCTGCTGGATACAACGCGTTCCTACGCTCTCGAAATACCTATAGGCGAAGCCGAATGCTTCGACCTAGCACTCCGACATGTTGTATATTGTGGGCGCTGGCTGGAGCAGATAGCACCCGATTGGGTGGACTTAGCATCGGGTACGGAAAGGGCGTCGCATTTCGACGCGGTTGGGAACGTTCGTGCGGCTCTTGAATGGTGCTTTGGTGATACTGGCGACCTCAATGCGGGAGTAATACTCGCAGCCACAGCGGCCCCCGCATTCTTGGCCATGTCGTTGCTATCTGAATGTCATCACTGGTCGGAACGAGCAATCGAGGCGCTCGACGACGTGACGCGGGCAGTACTCACGAGATGCATCTTCAAGCAGTCTTCGGGATTGCGGCTACCCATTTGCAGGGAAAAAGTGAAGCGGCCTTGCTGGCGTTAA
- a CDS encoding Gfo/Idh/MocA family protein — protein MIKTVKVAVIGAGFMGSMHASIFASDPRAELVAVVDRDTTRGQALAESIGKGVRVYASHEELLAAETLDLVSICTPDHLHLEPALAIAAKGVNLFIEKPIASTLEDGRRIVEACKAADVKLGVGYLLRFDPRYYKARELIEAGKIGKPIHLYARRNSARTEGPKRYAGTLPLAMHVTVHDVDMVLWMLKGQVPVTAYAQQTDILLGEMGTQDTIAGVVRFSGGTVVTFESAWSLPAGARHMIDARLELIGTEGSFEVQCGDSGLYFADNQSSQEIDTQHWPEIGGKVGGDLRQQLSSVLDWVNGVECQVATGEEALLSLELTQALVKSAETGEVQRL, from the coding sequence ATGATCAAGACAGTCAAAGTTGCCGTTATCGGTGCCGGGTTCATGGGCTCGATGCACGCTTCGATCTTCGCGAGCGATCCACGCGCGGAACTGGTCGCGGTGGTAGACCGCGACACCACGCGCGGTCAGGCCTTAGCGGAATCCATAGGTAAAGGCGTCCGAGTCTATGCCTCGCACGAAGAGCTGCTCGCTGCGGAGACGCTTGACCTTGTCAGCATCTGCACGCCAGACCACTTGCATCTGGAGCCCGCGCTGGCGATCGCCGCCAAGGGCGTCAATCTTTTTATCGAGAAGCCGATCGCCTCGACGCTCGAAGACGGACGTCGAATCGTCGAAGCCTGCAAGGCGGCCGATGTGAAACTCGGCGTCGGGTACCTCCTTCGTTTTGACCCACGCTACTACAAGGCGCGCGAACTCATTGAAGCCGGGAAGATTGGCAAACCGATCCACCTCTACGCCCGCCGCAACAGCGCGCGCACCGAGGGTCCCAAGCGCTATGCTGGCACTCTCCCACTGGCCATGCACGTTACTGTGCACGACGTCGACATGGTGCTGTGGATGCTCAAGGGGCAGGTTCCCGTGACGGCCTACGCGCAACAGACTGATATTCTGCTGGGCGAGATGGGCACACAGGACACCATCGCCGGCGTGGTACGTTTCTCCGGGGGAACGGTGGTGACGTTCGAAAGCGCGTGGTCGCTGCCCGCTGGGGCCCGCCACATGATCGACGCCCGCCTCGAATTGATCGGCACTGAGGGTTCGTTCGAGGTGCAATGCGGCGACAGCGGCCTCTACTTTGCCGACAACCAGAGTTCGCAGGAAATCGACACCCAGCATTGGCCGGAGATCGGCGGCAAGGTCGGCGGCGACCTCCGCCAGCAACTCTCCAGCGTGCTTGATTGGGTCAATGGCGTCGAATGCCAGGTCGCCACGGGCGAGGAGGCGCTGCTCTCGCTTGAGTTGACCCAGGCGCTCGTCAAATCCGCAGAAACCGGGGAGGTACAACGCCTCTAA